The sequence below is a genomic window from Granulicatella elegans.
TTGGTATATCTTTGGTAAGCACCTATCTATAACTGATTTTTCTGCAGCAGTAAGACCAGATCCTCCTACTACAAGTTCAAGCATAGACATTATGAAGTTTGCCTTATCCTTTAAAGGTGCGTCCCCATCTCCATAGTTCATATTAATATCTAGTGGATTAAGGTAGTCCTTTGATTTTGCTGAAACTTTAATAACTTCTCCATTAAATTGTTTTACAAGGTTTGAATACTCGCCTTCAGGATCACAAATAATTACATCATCGTCTGTTACAAGAATTGCATTTGCCATCTCTCTCTTTGCCGAGAAAGATTTACCAGAACCTGGTGTTCCTAATATTAATCCGTTAGGGTTCTTGAGTTTCTTCCTATCTGCCATAATTAAGTTTTGGCTAAGGGCATTTAAGCCATAGTACAAAGAATTTGCTGAATCAATAAATAGCTCTTCTGTTGTAAAAGGCATAAATACTGCCGTTGATGATGAAGTTAAAAATCTTTTTATCTCGACTTGGTTAACTCCTAGAGGTAAGACAGAAACAAGTCCTTGCTCTTGCTGATGAGATAATCTTTTCACCTGACAATTATGTCTGTTAGCAATTGATGAGATTTGAGCAATAGTATTTTCTAATTTTTGATTAGTCCTAGCAAAATTCATCATTACTATGGTAACTACAAAGAGCCTTTCATCTCTATTTTGTAAGTCAGATAACATGGACTTAACATCCGCACCAAAAGTATTTATATCTGATGGAATAATATCCATATCATATCCTGCTCGAACTGCTTTCTTTTGTTCTTCAATTTTCATTCTATCCAGGTCTGTATTTTTTCTCTTAATGAGTTTAATGGCTTCTGCTTGTTCAACTACATCTATATGAAAAGCTACATAAATATTGTCATCAATATCTAAAAACTCAGATAACATTCTGTCTGATAACTCACTTGCAAGTATTTGAAAATGGCTTACTGCTCCAATATATTTACCAAATTTAAAATTATTTACTGGTGCAAAATTAAAGATATTGGGAGTTATATGTGACTTTGTAGACTCTTTCTTCTTCAAATCTTTATATGAAAAATAAAAGTTTTTGTCTGGATTTAACATATCGTGAACAAGTCTTAGCCTTTCTTCACCATCAAGGCTTTCTGCTCTTACTCCCATAGATTTAAAGTTAGATAAAATATCTACTTCAAGTCTATTTAACTTTGCTCTTGCTTGCTCTAGGTTATCGGCTTCTGTTGTAAAGGTTATATACTTCATCTTTTTAAGTCCGTTATTGCCCTTTGCAAGTTGAAGCTTTAACATCTCCCTAAACTCTTTTCTTACATCGTCATAGAAGTCTCCCTTATCAGCAATTTTAATTGCATCTTGTAGGTCTTTATTTCTTCCTAATTGATTTACATACGAAAGTTCAATGTGGACACTTGGATCAAAAGAATTTAAAAAGTTGGCAAATTGGTTAAAGATTAAATCTCTATCTTCTTCCAATGCCAACTGGTAATTTATATCTTGAAATGAAATTGTCCTTGAATAATTTTTTTCATCTAACTGGCAAATGCCCTCTGGTAACATTCTTATATAGGGAATTGTATCTTCAACAGTAAATCTCTTTTTCTCTTTCTTTAAAAGTACACTTAGAAGACTATTTGTTGGATCTTTCTTTGTTTTTAGCCTTCTTACTTCCTTTCGGTCTTTTTTTAATTGTTTTTCCCTTAGATTTAAGTCGCTGATTTGCTTTTTTCTTTGCTTCAATGTATGCCTCCTTTCTTATTCTCTTAGTTGGTTGATAAAACTTATGAAGATAGAAAAATTTAAAATATTTTTCAAAAGTTAAGGTATCTTTTTCATATAAGGTTATAAAAAAGATTGGCAGGGTTACTATTAGCATTACAATGATAGAAACATCATTAGGTAGATATTTCTTCATAAATAAATAGGTTGGTATACCAATTAGTCCTGCCACAGAAAAACCTATAAGTTGTCTTTTGGTTAAGTTAAAGGCAACCTTTGTTTTAATCTTGTCCAAATCTTTTGGTATTGGTACATATGCCATTTTAATCTCCCTCTACTTCTTCTTTGGAAAGTTCAAGTATATGGTCATAATTAGATGTTGTTTCCTCTTCCAGGTAGCTAATTCTTTCTTCTAATTCTTCTTGTTTTTCTTCATTTCTGTCATTGTATTCGCCTTGATACATAACAAATTCATTGTGACATCTTCCGAGTCTATTTATTCTCCTCTTTAAGTTTCTAATCTCTTCATTTCTTTTTTTCTCTTTTAAGATTTCATAAGTTCCTCCTAATAAAATTCCAAGTCCCAATAAAGCACAATTTTTCTTTTTTAACATTTATTCCTCCTAGTGCGTATTCATAATACTTTTTGCAACTGTTCCACTCTTAAACATCATAAGTCCAAGTAGTAGAGCATATCCTAATATACTAAACAAGCTTGCGTGAATATCTGTAATCTGTACCGTTCTTATTAAAACGGTGTAGATACCTAAACATACCATCAAAAACAAACCTTGTAGTCCCAAGGCAAAAAGTCCCTTGATATAATTTGTTCCAATCTGACCCCATTCTTTATTTCCCATAGTCGCAAATGGTATGGATGATACTGATGAGTAGACATATATTTCAAACATACGCCCATATACTATTAAGGTAATAGTTAAAGATATACATTGAATTGCAATCCTTACAAGGCTTGTTTCAACTAATATCATTAAAAGCTCACCTATTTCTTTTTCTTTTAATGTATCAACCATTGCAACTATCTGATCTCCTGAAACAGTGGCAGAAGTAGTGATTACCCCTGCCGCTTTGTTTACAAGATTTTGTGCCACATCAAAGACTGCCATTGAAAATTCAAAGGCATGGCTTGCAAGGTAGACTGCTATAAACATCTTTATAATGTATTTGAAAAACTCAAAAGTATCTGTATCGTGCATATTATTCTTTTGCATAACCATATTTATGAGTTCAATACATAAAACTGCTGTTATGATAAGACCTGCTATTGGAACGATCACATTATCATTAATGTTTTTTATGAAGTTATACACTTCTCCATTCCAACCCATTGGTGTCTTCCCAACATCAGTTGCAATAACTCCTACCTTGTCATTTATATCTAAGAACATGGACTCAAGATTTGCTTGGATACCGCCCAGTAGAAGGTCTTTGAAAAACTCCTCTATCTTGTCGAATATCCCAAACATTTAATTTCTCCTTTTCTTCTTACTTGAGTACATTTGCAAGTAGTGGAATTAATTTAATACCGATTAGTACAATTCCCCCACCAGCCATAAGCTGCTTAATACCTTGAGATTTAGCACCAGATAGTGATAGGTAATCCTTTGATGTTATCTCCGGATTTTCCCCCACTTCACACCGTGCATGCGACTTTCACCGCACACGGCGTTCCATCACAAGAAAGATTTTCACGTTTTAACTAAGACTTACACACTTCGTAACAAATTATTTTTTTCTCTAAATTAGTGGCAATTCTGCCATTTTTCTAAGCTTATTACATTTCTCAATCTGCTTGACTGTTAACCCAAGCTCTTTTATATATTTTTGGATTGTATCTACTTTTGTTGCATGGATGAGTATATGAACTGCTTCTGTAACAAGAATTAAGTTGCTGTAACTGTCTGTACCGCCTTGTTCAAGCGGTATCTTGTGATGGCAATGTATGTCGTTTGGTATAAGTTTTACACCTGTTACTCCACATCTGCCATATTGAGCTGCAAAGAGCGAGATTCTGTTGTCTGCAAACTCTATGCTTTTATCAAGCACAGGATGTCTCATCAACCAAACAAGTGTATCTACATCAATTTGCAGATTTTTATGAATAAAAGCTCTGCCCTTTACAGTGTATTTATTTACAATCTTTTTCTTGTGTTTTGCGTCCTTTGTCCTAATATATCCAACTGGAATTAGCGGATGTCCATTAAGGAAGCGAAGCTGTTTACTTTTTCCATATTTTGCTTTGATAAATCCTTTGTTTAGCGTTCCACTGGTTTTAATATCAAGTCTGTTGTTCATCTGCTTTTTAATGTGAAAGGCTATTTTAGCAAAGTCCAAACTTACATTTGTTGCTATTTGGTAGTAATTATGCAAGCCTGAAACAGTGGCATTATACTTGGCTATTGCTTTGTACTGTTCCTTTTCGTTTGCAGGTCTTTTTATATCCGCAACACATTTAGAAATATCTTCTTTTGCATTTTTCAGTGCCTTATCACTTATATGCGACTGTACAACAAACTTTTTGCCTTTTGGTTTAACCTTAAGCTTAAATCCTAAGAACTCCGAATACCTTTGTTTTAGATTTGTTATTTTAGATTTTTCTTCACTCACATTTAGTTTTAATCGGTCTTGCAACCATTTTGTAACTGCCTGATAGGTTCTTTTTGCATCGTAGTAATTACGGCAAAATATCTTAAAATCATCAGCATACCTTACAATGTATATTTCTTTTAGGTTGCTTGTTCTTAAAGCTCTGTAAGTATGGCTTTTTATCTCTGTTCCTTGACTGTTCGTTCTCTGTTTATATGGATAATGCGTAGGCATTGTCAGCCATTGAGATGAAACCCACCAATCTAATTCGTTCAAGACTACATTAGATAGTAGCGGTGATAATATTCCGCCTTGTGGTGTTCCCTTTGTTGGTGTAATTACCTTTTTATCGGGCATAACTATGTCTGCTTTAAGCATTTCCTTAATGATACAAAGTAACTTTTTGTCTTGGATTCCTAAATTCCAAAGCTGCCTTATGAGCTTTGCATGATATACGTTATCGAAAAATCCTTGTATATCAATATCGACTACATAGTGTAAGTGCTGTATCTGCATTAGTCTTGCACATTCTGCAATAGCGTGTTCCGTACTCCTGTTAGGTCGAAACCCATAGGAACTGTCATGA
It includes:
- a CDS encoding VirB4-like conjugal transfer ATPase, CD1110 family, with protein sequence MKQRKKQISDLNLREKQLKKDRKEVRRLKTKKDPTNSLLSVLLKKEKKRFTVEDTIPYIRMLPEGICQLDEKNYSRTISFQDINYQLALEEDRDLIFNQFANFLNSFDPSVHIELSYVNQLGRNKDLQDAIKIADKGDFYDDVRKEFREMLKLQLAKGNNGLKKMKYITFTTEADNLEQARAKLNRLEVDILSNFKSMGVRAESLDGEERLRLVHDMLNPDKNFYFSYKDLKKKESTKSHITPNIFNFAPVNNFKFGKYIGAVSHFQILASELSDRMLSEFLDIDDNIYVAFHIDVVEQAEAIKLIKRKNTDLDRMKIEEQKKAVRAGYDMDIIPSDINTFGADVKSMLSDLQNRDERLFVVTIVMMNFARTNQKLENTIAQISSIANRHNCQVKRLSHQQEQGLVSVLPLGVNQVEIKRFLTSSSTAVFMPFTTEELFIDSANSLYYGLNALSQNLIMADRKKLKNPNGLILGTPGSGKSFSAKREMANAILVTDDDVIICDPEGEYSNLVKQFNGEVIKVSAKSKDYLNPLDINMNYGDGDAPLKDKANFIMSMLELVVGGSGLTAAEKSVIDRCLPKIYQKYFEDPKPENMPILGDLYDMLLSQEEGVGRKLATEMEIYVKGSLNVFNNRSNVDLNRQLLCFDIKELGTQLKKIGMLVIQDQVWNKVSLNRGSKSTRYYIDEFHLLLKDPQTASYSVEIWKRFRKWGGIPTGITQNVKDLLTSQEIENIFDNTDFVLMLNQASGDRDILAKKLKISPYQLNYITNSNAGEGLLFFGNTIVPFIDKFPKDTMLYKLMTTKPEEAK
- a CDS encoding PrgI family protein — encoded protein: MAYVPIPKDLDKIKTKVAFNLTKRQLIGFSVAGLIGIPTYLFMKKYLPNDVSIIVMLIVTLPIFFITLYEKDTLTFEKYFKFFYLHKFYQPTKRIRKEAYIEAKKKANQRLKSKGKTIKKRPKGSKKAKNKERSNK
- a CDS encoding VirB6/TrbL-like conjugal transfer protein, CD1112 family codes for the protein MFGIFDKIEEFFKDLLLGGIQANLESMFLDINDKVGVIATDVGKTPMGWNGEVYNFIKNINDNVIVPIAGLIITAVLCIELINMVMQKNNMHDTDTFEFFKYIIKMFIAVYLASHAFEFSMAVFDVAQNLVNKAAGVITTSATVSGDQIVAMVDTLKEKEIGELLMILVETSLVRIAIQCISLTITLIVYGRMFEIYVYSSVSSIPFATMGNKEWGQIGTNYIKGLFALGLQGLFLMVCLGIYTVLIRTVQITDIHASLFSILGYALLLGLMMFKSGTVAKSIMNTH
- the ltrA gene encoding group II intron reverse transcriptase/maturase, which translates into the protein MSTSKQTLKQSKIRYTEYYDLQKVLDDLYEDSGNNKVFSNLMELITSRENIKLAYRSIKGNKGSHTAGVDGRTIKHLSRLNEEEYISLIQKQFHWYKPRPVKRVEILKPNGKIRPLGIPTIVDRIVQQCILQILEPICEAKFHDSSYGFRPNRSTEHAIAECARLMQIQHLHYVVDIDIQGFFDNVYHAKLIRQLWNLGIQDKKLLCIIKEMLKADIVMPDKKVITPTKGTPQGGILSPLLSNVVLNELDWWVSSQWLTMPTHYPYKQRTNSQGTEIKSHTYRALRTSNLKEIYIVRYADDFKIFCRNYYDAKRTYQAVTKWLQDRLKLNVSEEKSKITNLKQRYSEFLGFKLKVKPKGKKFVVQSHISDKALKNAKEDISKCVADIKRPANEKEQYKAIAKYNATVSGLHNYYQIATNVSLDFAKIAFHIKKQMNNRLDIKTSGTLNKGFIKAKYGKSKQLRFLNGHPLIPVGYIRTKDAKHKKKIVNKYTVKGRAFIHKNLQIDVDTLVWLMRHPVLDKSIEFADNRISLFAAQYGRCGVTGVKLIPNDIHCHHKIPLEQGGTDSYSNLILVTEAVHILIHATKVDTIQKYIKELGLTVKQIEKCNKLRKMAELPLI